A segment of the Gossypium hirsutum isolate 1008001.06 chromosome D10, Gossypium_hirsutum_v2.1, whole genome shotgun sequence genome:
AGATCAATGAGATTTCCTTCTTGCGTCAGGAGTTAGATGCCATTTCAAAATCACTGTCCAATCCTGAATCCGGAGTGCTGCATTCTCATAGTTCATTGGAGATCAATGGTGACGTGAGTAATGATAAAAGGACTGATCATTTGCATCAAAAGGTTCTAGGAAATCATGTTTCATCATCAGTTTCACTTTGGGAAGGAAATGGCAAGGACGGAGAGTTGGTAATTCCTGTGCCAGAAAATTTGGATCCTCAACAACTAATACACATGAAAAAGGATGAATTGGTGAACTTTTTCAAGGTTGAGATGACAAAAATGAAGAGGAACCATGACTATAAACTACAAGAGAtgactgaaaaatattttagtctCAAGCGGGAGTACTTGAAAGAGAGGGGTTCTTCTCTTCCATCTAGGAAAGATAAGGAGTTTGATGTCTTGAGGAAAAAGATCCCAGATGTCATACTGAAATTGGATAGGATTCTTGTGGAAAATGAAAAAGTTCCGTTATtaagtaataataatgataatctCAGCATCTTGAAGGACAGATTAGAATCTCTACTTTCAGAAAATCGTCAACTGAGAGATGCACTGTTTGATAGAAAAAAGGAAGTTAACCAGCTTTCTTCACAACTTTCTGATGCCATAATGAAAATCTCAGAGCAGTCTCTTGTTGAGGAAAACTTACTTAGAAGGGTAGAAAGCCTCGAGTCCGCGGTTGAGGATGCACATATTGAAGCTACCATTTGTTGGGATGTATATAATTTCTTGTTCAGGAGGGCAATCAGCCAGGTAAAGTGCATGGCTGAAGATTCAGAGATGGAGCACAATATCATGAAAGAAATTTATGACCTTATATTAAAAGATGCTTCTTGCAATATGTCACATGCCAGAAAGAGTGGATTTGAAGATTCTGATTTGGAATCTTTAGCTATGGAAGGGCTATGTGCAATCATATTCAGAGAAGCCTTCACAGAAGCCAGGGAGAAACTCCATGACTTAAGTATGGATGCGATTGAGAAGGAAAGGGTGCTAAAGATGGAAGTTGCAGAGAAGGAAAATTTGCAGCAACAAGTGCTCCTAGTGACATCTACAGTTAACGAAAAGGAGAAGTTACTTAATGAAACAGCGGCTGCATTGGCAAGAGAAAAGGAGAAATTGATGGCAGCTTCTCAAGAGCTTGATAGTGCAAGGGATTGGACAAACCAGCATCAAATGATAATTTCTAAGTGCAATGAAGAATCCAGTGTTCTGAAAACTAATCTCCTTCAAGCATCAGAGGAACTTGAGCAACACAAAGTGGAGGTATGTGGATTGAAAACGAAACTTGACCAGGCCATGAAGGAGTTGAGAGAAAGTAATGGTGAGAGAAGCATGCTTCTTGTTGCTGCCAAAGAGAACGATAATATTTTATCATTAGTTAAAGCAAATGAAAACGAGCACAGAAAACAGATGGAATCAATAATTATTCTTGTGGAAGGACTGTCTAAGGGAGTTGCTGCTTTTGAAAGTCGAGTAGCAGAACATATGGAGAGGAGTAGTCTAAGGTACTTTCTCAATTGCTACCACCTTTTTTCTATTTACTGACTGGTGAATCTTCTTTCTACTTTTAGAGTCAGAATATATTCTATGTTCTATTACATGCCCTTGCAAATGTATAGAAGGTTAAAAGTGGAAATAAACCCTAAATATGCTGTTTAACTGTTGTCTGCTCCCTAACTAAATGAATTATCCTAGGTTCTCATTCTGGTTGTAACTGTTGAATGCACCGTTTTTTATGTCAAATATATGGTTTGGATTTTCCCTTAGCCCTTGGCTTGCTTAGTGAAGGAAAATAGGCTTAAGGTCTTTGTCTCTACTTCAAGACTTGCTTTCCAGATTGCTAATACTCACAAAACTAGTTAATATTGTCAAGAAAGTTTGATTTAGTTCATCCTTCTCATGCTTAACCCTTTTAACTGAAACTAACTTAAGAGAACTATCATTTTCTGACAGATCCTTTTGAGACAAATGACTTGTTGCTATTTGTTTATGGTATCTGTCTATTTTTTAATTCCACAATTGACTAAGGGGTAGCCCTGAAAGCATCTCATCCCTGCCTTGAtgcaaaatgtttttatttatttatttatctgcCTGTTCAGGACCCTATGGTTGGGATACTGGTGTAAAAATTTTATATCTATCAAGTTAAGCTCATTTGGATATTTTAAAAACCTTTCACACGGGTCTATTTCCTCTTCTTTTATCGGTGTGTGGCCTTGTGTCCTTTTGCTCAACTTCATGTTCATATATGGACCTGTCAGCTTTTATTATCTATGGGTTATAGTTTGGTTTGATATTTTGGCACTGAGTTGTCATCTGGTTGTTTTATCTTAAGCGGTTTCTGCACTATTTTGTAGGGCGAATTTTTATTGCATTTATTAACATCAAACTGGTCAATTTTCAGGTTGGAAAGTTTAAGCTCCCAATCCAGTTCTCTAATTCAGATggtaaataaattgaaaagaaagggATTGCAATATAAGCAAAGTCTTGAAAGGAGACGCTCTGACCTTGAAAATGCTGAAACTGAGGTATGTCAGAAGATTTACTTACAGGATTCCATTCTGAGATggctatatacatatatgacCAAAAATGAAGTTTGGAAGGAATATCTAAGCTTTGCTAGCattttttataatgataaaacCAAGCTGGAGATGTCTTCTATGGTACAAGTAATGGCATTCTTTATCTGAAAATTTCCTCCCTTTTTCAATTAGCAACAGTTTAGGAAGAAGGCTACTGAAAGGGTAGTGTAACGATACAGTAACAAATGCTCTACTTGTTATTTGATCACCTATCTGACTGTGCACTGTTGGGTGGACTATATGATTTATGATCTCACATTGTTAAAGGTAAGAAATGCAAAATGGAGGAGGAAGAACATGATCTTATTCAATCATGAAAGTCTTCATTTACAAAATCCGATGGGTAGATATTATGGCTGGGCCTATATTAACATAAATGCTGACTTTTGATTCAATGTAGAATTTACCTCCATTTAAGTTTTTGTATTAGTGGTATGCAGTTAATGTACTTGAACTAAAGTAGAGATCTTTGCGTATCACATTCCAGTCATAATAGAGTTTTGCTATTTGGTAGGTTATTATTTATTGGATTTCCCTCTTGTATTTTAGGTCGATCTCTTGGGTGATGAGGTGGACGTACTTCTAGGCCTTCTCGAGAAAATATACATTGCACTTGATCATTATTCCCCAATTTTGAAGCATTATCCTGGAGTAAGTTGTTTCTTAATTCTACTGTACTTTAATGTCATTATATTTCTTAAAAAGgagttattattataatattattattatgcgTCTTTGCAACTTTTCTTAGCCACATAGCATTGATAATAACCAAAGTATTTAGATTCTACAAATCTTGCTTCTCTACTGTGTATGTTCCTTAGAATTAGCTGTTTCCAGTAATTTTCGTATACTTGTCTCTTTGCACCGAATATTTGACATTCTAAATATATTGTTTTGCTCCTTTCAGATTATGGAGATACTGAAGCTGGTTAGAAGAAAATTGAGTGGAGAATGAAACAAGTCACTTTGATTTATCCTTCATTAGGTAGTGCTTTTAATAAACTTAATGCACCAATGCAATCCTAaaccattttttaatttatgaaatgctctttttttatcaaaaaggaaaaaaaaatcgtACCAAAAGCCAGTTggaattctttttattattagcTCTTGTATAATGTTATCTTAGTTcgtctcttcattttttttaggTATCTGTGTTTGATGCATTATTTGGATATTGGTATGAGGATATGATCTTCCAAGGAACCTTCAAGTACATGAAAAAAATTTGGAAATTGAACATATTCTTGTTGGACATATACTTATATCCAACACCTCTCAAATTACACCCAACTCCGTGTAGCATTGTTTTTATATGTGCTTGACTAAataattattgtataaaaaacaTCGTTATCATGCCATCTAATTCTAGTATAGATCTTCTTTAAGTACATGGAAAAACTTAAAAAGTGAACATATACCTGTCATCCATATAGACGTATCCGAAACTCACATGCTACACCGACTCCAAGTAACGTAAATATAATGTGTTTATATGCATAGGACTACATTATTGTAAGCTTAAGGAACAGCATGTTCATGCCACCTAGTTCTTGCATGATTATTTTCTGGACTTATCTATGTCGATTTTGTTTACAGATGAATGTTAATTCTTTTTCCACCCCATTCAGCATGAGGGTAGGAATGGTCGCACGGACAAAATTTTCCACTGCTGATACAATCAAGAACAGGGTTATGTGCAGGTGAACCCGGAAAAATACACCCTTATCCCTGTTGATTATGTTATTCTCTCTGTATAGAAACTTAGAAGAATCGTGGCGATGGTATCATCGGGACTAGTTTACTTAGATTTGTAGGTATTTTGATGATACTTTCTTTTGGCATGAACTCATGAATTGTTTCTAGCTTTTAAAATGAACCACACAGATTAGCTCTTTGCTTCTAACAGTAGTTAGTTTAAGTTTTACATACGTTTTTCTGGCAattcttatatttgtattttttttaaattttctttttggtgtCATAATTGTGttataagttattttttattttatataatttttgacaAGTTACTAATTAGCGATATAAGGATTTTGATTCAGTTCTGTATTGTGTCCATGAAGCGATCAGATGTTTTTTAAATTGTGGATGAACCAGGTACAAGACATCAACACATAGACTCTACTCATCTGctctttttattataatttttggaATTAGAATTTTGTCCCTTAAAAGTTAATTCCaatcattaattttatttaatattttttgttaaattttcatgtaaaagaatgttttaatgaatttgaatttaataaaagagTTTTAACTATGTTGataattgaatttatattttttaaatctaaaaaagttAAAGGGATTAAATTTCGTTAGATGTTAAAATTTGAATGCACGAAGAATACAAGAATTTTGGAGTAGTTTTTAACCATTcttaaaaaagaacaaataagaGTAAACTCTACTTAATGTCACTAAattcaattgtttttttaaatggactggtGGTTGAATTGGCAAGTCATTGGTTCAATTGGTCcagataaaaaataattaaaatttagaaaaatttaaaaaaagaaccAGTTCAACCAGTTCTAGTCGGTTCAGTCGATTTGTAttagttttcaatttaatcagTTTAAAtccactcttttagcttgtacaCCGGTTGGTTCTTTATCCAACCGATCAAACTAGTCGGTTTGATTCGGTTCAAACAACActgactaaattattaataagtttatgctttaatcatttaacttcaaaaagttat
Coding sequences within it:
- the LOC107930402 gene encoding WPP domain-associated protein — its product is MVGGNSEMESVHGTVSVGDPIKDSGELDVEFLNEFDLYVEDIKDGLVVSRMVNDSIIRGMVNAVEQEAADRIAQKELELVRLKEMLKSYHVGSDENQLLRPLTKNNDPNIGKLSAFSRLSDALTDHDKILESFGRLKSAAKGQLKNLRIDIGQIRGHGSIKKINSVSELVGLGGILQEDELKKRIGAEKTLDSLSETLESVFEQVGNIVYSFKVSHCQWQQEQEYQEEVERMVITICIRGLEEQLEKTLWDQNAQWYGNEDVSWFEKINEISFLRQELDAISKSLSNPESGVLHSHSSLEINGDVSNDKRTDHLHQKVLGNHVSSSVSLWEGNGKDGELVIPVPENLDPQQLIHMKKDELVNFFKVEMTKMKRNHDYKLQEMTEKYFSLKREYLKERGSSLPSRKDKEFDVLRKKIPDVILKLDRILVENEKVPLLSNNNDNLSILKDRLESLLSENRQLRDALFDRKKEVNQLSSQLSDAIMKISEQSLVEENLLRRVESLESAVEDAHIEATICWDVYNFLFRRAISQVKCMAEDSEMEHNIMKEIYDLILKDASCNMSHARKSGFEDSDLESLAMEGLCAIIFREAFTEAREKLHDLSMDAIEKERVLKMEVAEKENLQQQVLLVTSTVNEKEKLLNETAAALAREKEKLMAASQELDSARDWTNQHQMIISKCNEESSVLKTNLLQASEELEQHKVEVCGLKTKLDQAMKELRESNGERSMLLVAAKENDNILSLVKANENEHRKQMESIIILVEGLSKGVAAFESRVAEHMERSSLRLESLSSQSSSLIQMVNKLKRKGLQYKQSLERRRSDLENAETEVDLLGDEVDVLLGLLEKIYIALDHYSPILKHYPGIMEILKLVRRKLSGE